The Nostoc flagelliforme CCNUN1 region TTTTCCAGACAAGAAAATTGCATTAATCAACCTTGATAAAGCTACTCTTCGTCCATGAGTCAATGGTTGCCCAACAAGAGCAACCATTGCTAACTCTAATAGCTGTTTATCTAATTTATCTCTGGCTGTCTGATTCATTGAAGACTCCGCTAGATTAACAGAACAGTGTCTTTATGCTGCTATTTCTATTTCAAGCTTTTAGTTCCAATTCTCTGCAAAATCTCAGCTACATTTACAAAACTTTTCATTTAAAATTCTGACTTTAGTGTGCTATTGGTCAATAAATGCAAACAAGAAATTATGACCGCCAATGGAGATGAGGTTCCGGAACTTTATCAATCCTTGTGGAGTAGCAGTGCTGAAGTGAGGGCACTGCATAGTATCCAGCACCAGATAGTTAAAGCTGTACCTCTGGTAGTTTTATCCTCCAGTTTGAATGTCAGTAGATCGAAAACTTTTGTAAGTTGACGAAATAATCAGGGTTTGGGCCGAAGTTTTGGGGCTGACGATCGCGGGAGCAAGACTCAACTCTTAACCTACCAACAATGCCCGTTCCTTGAAAAGCAGACTCTGACACTCCTTGCGGCAAATTGTGTTTCTCAACTCAAATGGATGGCTGGTAAGGGTTCTGGAAAACTTTTCGATCTACTGAATGTAGATGAATTGGCCATACAAAAAGAAAGCAGGAACATTGGTTACTTTTTTGACAGCTGTGAAGGTGGGAATGGGGCAGCAGAAGCTATTTTCTCCGACTTAATAAAATTTGCTGCTGCATCTTATGCATAAGATGCCGAATGTGATTGTGAAGCTGGTTGTCCAAGATGCCTACATTCAACGGCTTGTCCACAGCATAATGAACCATTGCATAAAGATGTAGGTTTGTTTTTATTGGATGCAATTAGTTCAGCGAAGCAGAATACTTAAAACTTATGTTGAAATAAGCAGAGCAGCAAGGTTAAAAAAATAACATAGACAAATTGCTGACAACATGTAGATGATTCACCATTGGCTAGGGTTCAGAATCTGACTTCTACCGTGCAATATAAAACTGCCCTAGACGTAATCCAGAGCAGTTTTTGATAAAAGTAAATTATATAGGGGACTTTTAGTGTTGTCCCCAGTTTATCCATAGTAAATACCGTTATATAATACTATTCACCTCAAGTTTCGTGCTTTACGCAAAAAACGAATAATCTTGAAGTTGGCATTACAAAGGATAGAAGTCAGCATCAGCCAGCGTATTACAGAGGGCATCCGCTTCTCTACTGTCTACCTCTGATTTTCCTCGATTGGGCTAGGACTTACAGATAGGGAGCGATCGCACTAAGTACAGCATTTCATTAATTCGTAGCGAATTAAATTTGGCAATGCCAATGCATCGGCTGACAATGCCAACGCATCTGCTGACAATGGCAATGCATCGGCTGACAATGCCAACGCATCTGCTGACAATGCCAATGCATCGGCTGACAATGCCAATGCGTCCCCTTGCATTAAAAACGCTACGATTTTACGCAAAGCTGTACTAAGCTCACTGGCTTTATGCGATCGCAACTGGGATATTTTTATTGTGGAATGCGTTCAGCTCCGAACTTGCGCTGATGCCAGTAAGGATAGATTGGCGCGGTGGCGCTAACCTGATTGAGCCGATTTACTTCCTCTAATGTTAGCTCCCACTGAGCAGCCCCAAGGTTGTCTCGAAGTTGTTGTTCATTCCGCGCTCCGATAATAACGGATGTAATACCAGGCTGACGTAACAGCCAGTTGAGCGCAACTTGAGCAACACTGACACCACGGTTATTAGCCACTTCATGCAGAACTTCCACAATGTCGTATCCCTTTTCCACGTCACTGACAGTGCCAATATCATCGATTTTTGCTCGTCGCGTCCCTTCCGGTTGGGGCTGACCACGAAGATACTTACCTGAGAGGAAACCAAAAGCAAGCGGACTCCACACTAAGATACCCACACCTTGATCTAAACCTAGAGGAATTAGTTCAAATTCCAACTCTCGCGCCACAAGTGAGTAATAAACCTGTTGTGACACATAGCGCTCCAAGTTCAAACGCTCTGATACAGACAGCGCCTTCATTAAATGCCAAGCTGAATAATTAGAGCAACCAATGTAGCGAACTTTGCCACTACGTACAAGTGAATCTAAGGCGCGAAGTGTTTCTTCTAGTGGAGTTAGAGCATCGAAACCATGAACTTGATAGAGGTCGATGTAATCTGTGTCTAATCGACGTAGGCTGTCCTCACAGGCTCGAATCAGATGATAACGTGACAATCCAGTATCATTTGCTCCTTTTCCCATACGACCATAAGCCTTAGTTGCAATAATTACATCAGAACGACGCTTTCCGAGAGCTTTACCAAGAATCTCCTCAGAAAGTCCATTCGAGTAAACATCTGCTGTGTCAAAGATGTTGACACCTGCATCAAGGCAAATATCAATTAGATGCTGCGCCTCGTCTACCTGAGTCGCCCCAATTTCTTGGAAAAAGTCGCTACCACCGAATGTCATTGTACCGAAACTGAGAACCGAAATCTTAAGACCGGACTTTCCTAAAAATCGCGTTTCCATCGCTGTTACTCCTTGAAGCCGTGCCTATTTGAAGTCAAGTGAACATTTTCTCACAATGGATAGTTTCTGTGGAACAGCTTATGATATCTTCTCAAGAATCTGATTACTCATCTGAATTTGGTTTTTTCCGATATTACGTTTGAGTAAGAAAATACCTGCATCATGCGCTTGCTGACCACCAGCACTAAAGCAAGCATCCTCGATAATTACTGGTTCAATACCGCGCTCAAAAGAGTCAATTGCTGTCTTCAAAATACAGCTATCAGTTTCAACTCCACTTAAAACAAATTTTCAATGGTTTCAACCGCTAATTCATCCTGCCTTTATGCAATACCCCAAAAAGATAATAGGAAAAGTCAGGCTTCTGTCTGGTAGGATTAACGGCTTGATACTAACATTCGTCCCAGTACACCTGCCAAAATTAAGCCAATGCAAATAAAACGCTTTACAGAAGCAGGTTCACCAAATAAAAATACCCCTAATAAATCGGTGAGTTGCGATAAGCTAATAGCAACTTAGATAATAAATTTAGGTGAGTTAGGTTATGGGCGATCGCACCATGAATGTAAATAGTATCGCTCAAGAGTTACAGCGAGTCACTGCCGATTTACACCAAGTTAATCCGAAAGCCGGATTGCGACGTTTTAGTATATTGGGCTTGATATTTCTGAGCTTTGTTATGTTAGCTTGGTCAGTACCAAACGGTATTCTATTTGTGGCTGCAACAATGTTAGCGGGAGTTTTTTATGGCTTTTTGCTGATTTGTACCCATGATATGACACATCAAACCCTAACAGGTTGGAACTGGTTTGATAAAATCATGCCTCGGTTGATAAGTTGGCCTATGCTGTGGCCTTACAGTATCTATGCAGAACTACACCGGTTACATCATGCTTGGAATGGAATTAACTTACAAGATCCAGAACGACTGCAATGGACTTGGCAAGAATACCAGCAAGCACACCCTATACTGCGTTGGTATGTAAGAGGATGTTTGAAAAGTCGTCCAACGTATGTTTGACTACCCTGGCTATCCAGAAGTTGAAACGAGAGAATAAGGGTTCTGGGACTTGCGATCCCTTCTGTGAGTTGCATTTTAGGCTCAAGCTGACACTTTTCAAACAACCTCTAAGCCATCAGTGGCTTTGCAATATTTTCATTTTAGGGGGAGTGGGGCTAATTATTAAAACCTTTATTAAGGGTATACGCTTGCAAAACCTAGTAGTTAGTATGCGGCGACAGATGCTGCTGGATGTTACAGGTATGCTGTTTGTGCATAGTATTATGTTAATGCTGGCAATTTCTCAAGGAGAAATACTACGCTACATTTTATTTTGGTTAATCTTAGAACGGATAATTGGCATTGTAGTGCAGACACGGGATCACTTGGAACACTACGGGCTGTGGGGAAAATTTACCACTCACCAGTTAACGCAGCTTTATGCCTGTCGTAATATTGAAACTAGCTCTCTAGTAGGCTGGTTAATGGGTGGACTAAATTATCATGCAGTGCATCACACTTTTCCTAATATTCCCTTTAACCAACTGCTGGAAGCATTTGAGCGAATTCAAAAGGTGCTAGAGAAGCATAATTTGCCACTAATGAAAGCGGAACCAGGTTATCTCCAATCTACATACTGGTTAAGTCGTCATCCATCATTAATTGGGGAAGTTGACTTTTCCAATGCCACAAATCGCCATCGGATGATTCCACTTGTAGCAGGAAGCACAAAGACAGTAGCGACGGAAATCTAATCTTGCTTATCAGGATGATGGGATCTGCGGTTTTGTTATGCCGACGTTGATTTTGTTGAGGGTGTATGAAAGTTTTTATTGTTCACGCGCACCATGAAAGACAAAACTTTAACGCAGCTTTGACTAAAGTTGCCTATCAAACTCTAACCGAACAGGGACATTCCGTAGAGATATCCGATCTGTATGGGATGAATTTTGATCCTGTTTCAGATCGGCGTAATTTTATAACAGTGAAGAATCCAGATTATTTTAAACAGCAAGAAGAAGAACAATACGCTACTCAAATGCACAGTTTCAGCGCAGATATTCAAGCAGAAATTAATAAGCTTTTTTGGTGCGATGTGTTGATTTTTCAATTTCCTCTATGGTGGTT contains the following coding sequences:
- a CDS encoding aldo/keto reductase, translating into METRFLGKSGLKISVLSFGTMTFGGSDFFQEIGATQVDEAQHLIDICLDAGVNIFDTADVYSNGLSEEILGKALGKRRSDVIIATKAYGRMGKGANDTGLSRYHLIRACEDSLRRLDTDYIDLYQVHGFDALTPLEETLRALDSLVRSGKVRYIGCSNYSAWHLMKALSVSERLNLERYVSQQVYYSLVARELEFELIPLGLDQGVGILVWSPLAFGFLSGKYLRGQPQPEGTRRAKIDDIGTVSDVEKGYDIVEVLHEVANNRGVSVAQVALNWLLRQPGITSVIIGARNEQQLRDNLGAAQWELTLEEVNRLNQVSATAPIYPYWHQRKFGAERIPQ
- a CDS encoding fatty acid desaturase → MNVNSIAQELQRVTADLHQVNPKAGLRRFSILGLIFLSFVMLAWSVPNGILFVAATMLAGVFYGFLLICTHDMTHQTLTGWNWFDKIMPRLISWPMLWPYSIYAELHRLHHAWNGINLQDPERLQWTWQEYQQAHPILRWYVRGCLKSRPTYV
- a CDS encoding fatty acid desaturase family protein gives rise to the protein MFEKSSNVCLTTLAIQKLKRENKGSGTCDPFCELHFRLKLTLFKQPLSHQWLCNIFILGGVGLIIKTFIKGIRLQNLVVSMRRQMLLDVTGMLFVHSIMLMLAISQGEILRYILFWLILERIIGIVVQTRDHLEHYGLWGKFTTHQLTQLYACRNIETSSLVGWLMGGLNYHAVHHTFPNIPFNQLLEAFERIQKVLEKHNLPLMKAEPGYLQSTYWLSRHPSLIGEVDFSNATNRHRMIPLVAGSTKTVATEI